CTAGTGTTGCGCCCCTTGCAACTACGAGGGTCGTGCAACAAGGGTCAGGAGAGAAGCCTCCGGCGGCCGAAGGGCTCCCACCCTTTGGAATCCCATTATGATTTCAATCTGTTGCCCTCCCGGCGAGAGGTCCGTTCCCGGGTGATCCGGATTATTGCAAAAGCCTCCCCTTCTTGATTCCCCGTATTCGTCTCGGCCAGGGGACGCGGCTACGGTTTTTCCAGCCGATGCGTCGGCGTGGGCCGGCCCGGCCGGAAGGCCCGGGCGGCCAGGGGGCCGTTGCCGGGCAGCGTCCCCCGAACTGTCGCCTCCACCGTTTCGGCCAGGATGGCGGGATCGGCCTCGGCCCGCAGATTGATGACCAGTTCCCGGCCGGCCGCCTCGCCGCCGTTGCAGGTCGTTTCCACCGGTCCGCCGCTTGCGGCCACGCTCACCGCTGCCGTGGCCCGGCCTGCCGCGTCATTGACGCTCAGCTTGAGGTGGGCCACGGGAATGTCCCGGCCGGCCAGGGCGTCGCGGAGGTCGGCGGCCAGGCGCGTTACGGTCTGGCCGGCGTCGCCGCGGCAATCCCCGAGGTCCGCCGTGGCGTTGTACCAGCCAAGGAGCGCCTCGCCCGTGGCGTAGCGGTCGTAGTCCACGTCCATGGCCGCTTGCGTCCCCGGCCTGACGGCGTCCAATGCCTCAAGCCATTTTTCGAGCCCCTCGCCGGTGGCGCAGGAAACGGCCAGCACCCGGGCCTCGGGGAATCGCGCGGCCAGGGCGGCGGTCAGGGTCTCGCGTTGCTGGGGCGTGATCAGGTCGATCTTGTTGATGACCAGGATGTCGGCTTCCTCCAATTGCTTCAAATAGATGTAGACCACGTCCGGGGAGTGGGCCGGGGAGCCGCCAAGGCCCAGGGCGGCGGCGCAGGCCGCCGGATCGACCAGCACCGAAAGCGGGGCGGTGTCGTAGGCCTGGCCGAACAGCCGGCGCAGGGGATAGGCCACGGTCGCCCGCACGTCGGTGCACGAGCCCACCGGCTCGGCCAGGAGCACATCGGCCCCGCCCTCGGAGACAAGCCGGTCGGCGGCGTCGGTCAGGGCCTCGAAACGGCAGCAGAAGCAGCCGCCGGTGATGGCGGTCAGCGGCAGGCCCAGGTGGGCCAGGCGGGCCGTGTCCACCAGGCCTTCGCTCTGGTCGTTGGCGATGAGGCCCGGGCGGCGGCCCTTGGTGGCGAGCAGCCGGGCCAGGGCGGCGATGGCCGTGGTCTTGCCGGCGGCCAGGAAGCCGCCGACGAGGATGAACCGCTTGGGGGACATGGCAAGGCTCCGTGCGGGTTGCGGGTTGTCGGCCAGGGGCATGAACCGTCGCAGTCCCCGCTCGTAGAGGCCCGCGCCGGCCAGGCCGCCGAGGATGGGGGCCAGGATGTAGACCGTGAAAAAGCCGCCGCGCGGCCCGGGAATGGCCACCGTGCCCCAGCCGGCCAGCCAGGCGAAGAGCCTCGGCCCAAAATCCCGGGCCGGGTTGAAGCCGGCCTGGGTCAGGGGGGCGAGGACGGCGATGAGCCCGGCCACGGTCAGCCCGATGGCCGCCGGCAGCAGCGCCCCGCGCGGCCTGGCCCTGTTGCGCCGGTCGGTCAGGGCGAAGATGCAAAAGGCCAGAACGGCCGTGCCGAGCCCTTCGGCGGCCATGGCCTGGACCTGGCCCACGGCCAGGCGGCCGGCGGCCGCATCGGGGAAAAGGCCCGGGTTGGGGAAATACTCGCCGAAGACCATGGCGCTGCGTTCGCTGCCGGGCTGGCCCCGCACGAGGCCTTCGCGCGCCTCGAAGCCGGCGAGCACGCCGCCGTAGAGGGCGAAAAGCACGGCCGAGGCGGCGAAGGCCCCGAAAAGCTGGGCGGCCAGGTAGGCCGGGACCAGCCGCCGGGAAAAACCGCGCCAGGCGCAAAAGGCCAGGGTCACGGCGGGATTGAGGTGGGCGCCGCTGATGGCTCCGGTGGCCTGGATGGCCACGGCGATGACCACGGCCCAGACCACGGCCACCTGCCACAAGCCCTGGAGCCCGCCCGTGGTCACGGCCACGAACACCGTGCCCGTGCCGAAAAAGACCATGAGGAACGTGCCGGCCGCCTCGGCCAGGCAGGCGCCCAGGGCGTCGCGCTGGGTGGTCACGATGCTTCCCGGTCCCCGGCCGGGGCCAGGGCGCCCCGGGCCGCCGTCAGCAGTTCTTCCAGGGCGGCACGGTGCTCGGACAACGTGTCCTCCCATTTGGCCAGGCAGGCCAGCCCGCGTGCCGTCAGGGCGAAACGGCGCTTGGCCGGGCCCTGTTCGGGCAGGTCCCAGTTCCCGTGCAGCAGGCCCTCGGCCTCCATGTCGCGTAGCGCCCGGTATACCCCGGCGGCATCCGGGGGATGGCCGCGAAACAGGCGCAGGGGCGCGATGCGCCGCAGCACTTCGTAGCCGTGGAGCGGCTCGCCGGCCAGAACCGTGAGCACGGCCGGGCGCACGAGGCGGATCAGGGACTTGCCGGTGCAGGGACAGTCGATGAATTCCATTAACAGACCTCGTCTAGTAGTTGAGCGAAACTAATGCGATTCCGGTGAAGGCGTCAAGGGAAACCAGGGGGAATGCGGCGGCCGGCTCAGCCGGTGGCGGCGTCGGAGGCCGGCGGGGGCGTGTCCGGGGCGGCGGCCCGGGACAGGCGGGGGCGGGGGAAGGAGACCGTGACCGTGGTGCCGGCCGCCTCGGAAGTGGTCATGGCAATGGCCGCGCCATGCGTCTCGGCGATGAGCTTGGCGCCGTAGGCACCCAGGCCGGTGCCGTCCTTTTTGCCGGCCGTGGCGTATTTTTCGAAGAAATGGCCGCGAATCTTCTCGGGCACGGCCCCGGCGTTGGCAATGGCCACGTCCAGGGCGCGGCCGTCGGTCAGGGTCACGGTCACCCGAGCCCCCTCGGGCGAGGCTTCCAGGGCGTTTTTCACCAGGTTCGACAGCATGGTGTAAAGCAGCATTTCCTCGCCGCGCACCTCGAAGGCGTCCTCGGGGGCGCGCGGCCGGCCCCGCACCACGACCGAAAGCGTCAGCCGGCTGGCCTCGAGCATGCCGTGGAGCTCGCCGGCGATGTTGTCCAGGATGGGCAGCAGGTCCACCTTGGCCGGCGTCAGCTCGTAGACGCCGCGCTCCATGCGGTAGAGGTCCAGGGACTGGTTGATCATGTTGAGCATGCGGTAGCCGGCGTGCTGCATGAGGCTGAGCATGTCGGACTGGCGCTCGGTCAGGTTGCCGTCGCGGCGCAGCAGCTGGGGCAGGGTGAGCACGGCGGTCAGCGGCGATTTGAGGTCGTGGCGGGTCATGCGCTCCACGTCCTCGCGCAACCGCTCGGCTTTTTTGCGGTCCGTGATGTCGACGATGGTGTAGCCCAGGATATCGGCGAAATGGGAGGCGAACTCCGAGCCTTTCTCGCTGGTGTAGCGGTCGGGGTTGGCGTCGAAAAAGCTCAGGATGCCGATGAGGCGCTGGGGGCCGAACTTGTCGCGAAGCGGCGAGATGAAGCACGAGCCCAAAAGCAGCACCTTGCGCTCGGCGCAAAAGCCCGGGCCGAAGAAGAATTCCGGGTCGGGCACGGCCCTTATGGCGCACATGCAGGGCTTGCCCTTGGCCGCCTCGGGGGAAAGCTCGGCCAGGGCGCGGCGCATGTCGGCCAGCGGCACGAGGCGGGCGCCGGGCGGGCTGAAGGGGGCGAATTCCCCGGCGTCGAGCAGCAGGCTGACGGCGCGCAGCCCGAACAGGTCCTGGATGCGGTCGAGGATGGCCGGCAGGTCCTCGTGGCCGCGCATGAGTTCCACCACGCGGATGGCCTTGCGGAACTTCTCGAAAGCCGTGAAGCTGCCCTCGAAGCGGTCCACCACGGTCTTGAGCTTGGTTTGCAGGTCCAGGCACTGCTTGCGGGTGCGCTCGGACTCCTTGCGGCAGTCGAGGAGCTCCTCCCGGGCCAGGGCGGCGGCATTGGCCCGCATCTTGGTCGCCCGGCGCAGCTCGGCCATGAGCTTTTTAAACTGGTAGGCGTTGTGGTCGGCAAAGGCCTCTTCGAGCTTTTGCAGGCGGTCCTGGATGTCCGGAAAATCGAAGTGGTCGGTCATGGGTCGCCGTCAACGCCGGTCCGAGGGGAAAAGCAGGGAACAATGCACGGCAGGCTCCAGGGGTTTCGCGGATCGTGGACGTTTGTCCCCGCCCCCGTCAAAGGAGCATGATACGGCAACCGGGCGCGGGGCGCAACGGCCCCGGGACCGTGCGCCCCACAGGCTTTTGACATTCCCGACCGGCGCGGGTACAAGCTCGCTCGTTACGGCCGCCGTGCGCCGTCCCGGGCCAGGCGCGCCGCGCAGGACGGACGTTTTGATCCTGCAAGGGGAACCCTGCCGCATGCCAAAAACCTTCCGCGCCTTGTGCCTGGCCGTCCTGGCCGTGGCGGCCCTGGTGTTCGCACCCATGGCCGGCGACGGCTTGGCCCTGGCCAAGAAATCCGAGCCGGTCGCCAAATCCGCCTCCAAAGCCCAGTCCGCGACACACAAGAAAACGGCGAAAAAGGCAACCGCCGTGGCCGCCGCGCCCAAAAAGCCCCGCAAGGGCAAAAAGGCCGCCCCCGCCCCCGCCCCCGCCGAGGAAAACGAGGAAGGCGACATCGGCGTCTGCGCCGTGCCGACGCTGACCGTCAAATCGGCCATGCTCTGGAACATGACCACCGGCGAACTGCTCTACGAGCAGAACCCCGATGTCCAGATCCCGCCGGCCTCCCTGACCAAGGTCCTGACCCTCTACATCGTCTTCGACGCCATCCGCCAGGGCAAGTTGCGCCCCTGGGACGTGGTGGACGTCTCCGAGCGGGCCGCGACCCAAGGCGGGTCCAACATGCGGCTTCGCCGGGGCGAGGCGGTCAAGGTCACGGAACTGATCAAGGGCATCGCCGTGGCCTCGGCCAACGACGCCTGCATGGCCATGGCCGACTACCTGGAAAACGGCAATGTCGACGCCTTCGTGGCCCTGATGAACGACACGGCCAAGCGCCTGGGCATGTCCAATTCGGCCTTCATGAACCCCAACGGCCTGCCGGCCGACGGCCAGCTCACCACGGCCCGGGACATGCTGCGCCTGGCCGCCGCCTACATGGAGCAGTTCCCCAAGGCGCTCACCATCCACTCCATGCAGTTTTTCACCCACAACAACCGCCAGCGCCACAACGCCAACTCCCTGCTTGGCCGCTACGAAGGCGTGGACGGGCTCAAGACCGGGTTTGTCTGCGCCTCGGGCTACAACATCATCGCCACGGCCAAGCGCGGCGACACGCGGCTCGTCGCCGTGGTCCTGGGCTCGCGCAACCCCCGGGTGCGCGAGCGCGAAACGGTCAAGCTCCTGGACAAGGGCTTCAAGATCGTGGCCGCGCAAAAGGCCGGCCAGAAGCCGCCGGTCCTGGCCAGCACCCCCGAGGCCCCGGCCGCCCAGACCCGCCAGTAGCCGGACATCCGGCGACGGGTTGCCGACGGGAACGGCCGGGCCGTTCCCTTTTGGCGTTTCCCGCTCCGGCCTCGGACAACACCAGCGGAGGCGCACCCATGGACGTGGCGGACCTGACCGAAGCGCAACTTCCGGCCCTGGCCGGGCTCATGGAATCCCTGTCCGGCCTGGCTTCGGATCGGGACCGCCTGGCGGTCGCCCATGGCCGCATGGCCGCAAGCCCCGACTACCATCTGCTCGGCGCCACCGTGGGCGGCGTGCTGGCCGGCGCGGCCCTGGGCATCGTCTGCCTGGACGTGGTCGGCCCGTGCCGGCCGTTTCTGGTCGTGGAGAACGTGTTCGTGGCCGGGCGCTACCGGCGTCGCGGCGTGGGGCGCGGGCTTCTGACGGAGCTCGAACGCCGGGCCCGGCAGCGGGACTGCCTGTACCTGATGCTCGTCTCCGGCCCCGGCCGGGAGGAGGCCCGGGCGTTTTACGCCGCCCTGGGCTATGGCGAATCCCGGGGATTCAAGAAGCGGCTGTAGGGCCGGTCACGGGTTCGCGGACGGCGGCGCGTCCGGCGAAGCGGCCGGGGCGAAGGCCTCGGAAAGGGCCTGCTCGAACTGGCCGGCCGTGAACAGGTCGCGCAGCACGAGGGGGGCCTTGGCCGCCCCGCCGGCCGGGAAAAAGCCCACCACCGGGATGGACTGGCTGCCCAGGGCCCGCAGCAGCGCCATGGCCGGGGGCGTTTGCCGGGTGAGGTCCACGCGCATGAACACGGCCCTGCCCCGCGCCGCCCACTGGGCCACCCGGGCCGGGGTGAGCACCGTGCGCTCCAGCAGCTTGCAGGTCGGGCACCAATCGGCCGTGAAATCCACCACCAGGTTGTCCTTGCCGACATGGCGGGCGAAGGCCTCGGGCGTGTAGGCGATCCAGTCGGCCTCGGCCTGGGGCGCGTAGGTCAGGGCGAAGGCCAGGCCGCCGGCGGCGATGGCCAGGGCGCCCAGGGTCATGCCGGCCCGGCGGGCCAGGCTGTGGGCCAGATGGGCGCCGTGGCCGAAAAGGTAGGCGCCCACCCCGGCGGCCCACAGGGCGACAAGGGCCGGCAACAGGCGCTGGGGCGGCAAAAGGGCCAGGAAGTAGAGGCAGGTGGCCGCCAGGATGAAGGCCATGGCCTTTTCCAGCCCCTGCATCCAGGCCCCGGGCCGAGGCATGAGCCGCACGAGCCTGGGCCAGGCGGCAAGCAGGCCGTAGGGCGCGGCCATGCCCAGGCCGATGGCGGTGAAGACCGTCATGATCACGGGCAGGGGCTGGAGCAGCGTCCAGGCCAGGACGCCGCCGAGAAAGGGGCCGCTGCACGGCGTGGCCAGCAGCGTGGTCAAGGCGCCGGTCAAAAAGGCGCCGCGCCGGGTGTGTCCCCGGCCGCCCGAAGAGATCTTGAGGTCCACCACCGGCAGGTGGAACACCCCGAACAGGCTCAAGGACAACAGGAACAGCACCACCGTGACCACGATGGCCAGGGCCGGCGACTGGAACATCTCGCCCCAGGCCAGGCCGAGCCCGCCGAGCAGCAGGCTCAGCACCAGGAAATAGACGACGATGCCCAGGGCGAAAAAGAGGTTGTGCTCGCGAAGGATGCGCCGGCGCTCGGCCTTGCCCTCCTCGCCGCTGATGGCCAACAGCCCGGAAAGCTTGAGGCTGACCACGGGCAGCACGCAGGGCATGAAGTTGAGGACCAGCCCGGCCAGAAAGGCCAGGGAGGCGGCCTTGACCAGCCCCGAAACCTCCAGGGCCGGGGTGAAGGAGCGCGGGGAAAGCCCCTCGAGGATGTCCGCCGCTTCGGCCGGGGCAGCGGCGGCCGGGGCGGCCTCTTCCCCGCGGGGCGTTTTCGGGTCGTGGCGGGAGGCCAGCGGATGGGCCGGTTCGGGGCACACCGCCGCCGGCATGGCCAGGGCGGCGCTGCGCAGGGCCGAGAAAAGCGGCCACCAGGGCGCGTTTTCCGCCGGCGGCAGGCTGGCCGGGTCCACGCTGCCGGCCAGGGCGATGTTGACTTCGAGGCTCGACGGCCAGCAACTCGTGGCCGAACAGGAAAATACCTTCAACCGGCCGGTGAGCGCCGGGACGGCGAGCATGGCGTCGGTTACGGGCACGAACACCGGGGTCTTGCCCTCGTAGACGAGCACGGTTTTTTTCGGCTCGAGCATGTCCGGCGTGGGGGTGCCCGGCGGGAAAAGGGCCACGGCCGGGGCGTCGCCGGCGGTGAGCAGGGCCTGGGCGGACTGGCCCGATTCGGCCGGCCCCACGGCGTAGGCATGCCAGCCCGGCGCCGAGACCAGCGTCAGGACCGCCAGGACGCGGCCCGAGGGGTCGCCCGCCGGCAGGCGGAACAGCGCGGTTTCGAGGCTGGCCGGCTCGATGTCGCCGGCCGTGCCGGCGGCCGGTTGCGCCCAGGCGGGCAGGGCCGTGAGCAGCCAGACCAGGGCCGCGGCCAGCAACAGCCGGGAGCGCATCTTGCAAGCCCGGCGGCGGGCGGCAAAAAGTGTCGGCCCGGACGGCGGCCCGGCGAAGGGGAAGGGGAAGGGGGCTACGATGGCCATGGCGACAATACGACGCCGCGACGCCTCGAAACGCGGCCCCGACGGTGGCGGCGCCGCGCGTCGGGCGACCGGATCACTCGAAACAGAACTCCAGGGTGAAATCCCCGTGCTCGGTGGAGAAGGGAATGGCCACCACCGGCCCGGAGGTGATGTGGCTGATGGTGTGGTTGTCGCCGAAGATGACCGTGGGCGTGGAGGCGGACAGGTTGAGGCCGAGTTGGCTCAAGCCCGCCCGGGCCTGGCCGGAGATCATGTTGGTGATTTCGCCCACGGCGTCCTTGGCGTCCTGGA
The DNA window shown above is from Solidesulfovibrio sp. and carries:
- a CDS encoding MIP family channel protein; translated protein: MTTQRDALGACLAEAAGTFLMVFFGTGTVFVAVTTGGLQGLWQVAVVWAVVIAVAIQATGAISGAHLNPAVTLAFCAWRGFSRRLVPAYLAAQLFGAFAASAVLFALYGGVLAGFEAREGLVRGQPGSERSAMVFGEYFPNPGLFPDAAAGRLAVGQVQAMAAEGLGTAVLAFCIFALTDRRNRARPRGALLPAAIGLTVAGLIAVLAPLTQAGFNPARDFGPRLFAWLAGWGTVAIPGPRGGFFTVYILAPILGGLAGAGLYERGLRRFMPLADNPQPARSLAMSPKRFILVGGFLAAGKTTAIAALARLLATKGRRPGLIANDQSEGLVDTARLAHLGLPLTAITGGCFCCRFEALTDAADRLVSEGGADVLLAEPVGSCTDVRATVAYPLRRLFGQAYDTAPLSVLVDPAACAAALGLGGSPAHSPDVVYIYLKQLEEADILVINKIDLITPQQRETLTAALAARFPEARVLAVSCATGEGLEKWLEALDAVRPGTQAAMDVDYDRYATGEALLGWYNATADLGDCRGDAGQTVTRLAADLRDALAGRDIPVAHLKLSVNDAAGRATAAVSVAASGGPVETTCNGGEAAGRELVINLRAEADPAILAETVEATVRGTLPGNGPLAARAFRPGRPTPTHRLEKP
- a CDS encoding helix-turn-helix transcriptional regulator, whose protein sequence is MEFIDCPCTGKSLIRLVRPAVLTVLAGEPLHGYEVLRRIAPLRLFRGHPPDAAGVYRALRDMEAEGLLHGNWDLPEQGPAKRRFALTARGLACLAKWEDTLSEHRAALEELLTAARGALAPAGDREAS
- a CDS encoding ATP-binding protein is translated as MTDHFDFPDIQDRLQKLEEAFADHNAYQFKKLMAELRRATKMRANAAALAREELLDCRKESERTRKQCLDLQTKLKTVVDRFEGSFTAFEKFRKAIRVVELMRGHEDLPAILDRIQDLFGLRAVSLLLDAGEFAPFSPPGARLVPLADMRRALAELSPEAAKGKPCMCAIRAVPDPEFFFGPGFCAERKVLLLGSCFISPLRDKFGPQRLIGILSFFDANPDRYTSEKGSEFASHFADILGYTIVDITDRKKAERLREDVERMTRHDLKSPLTAVLTLPQLLRRDGNLTERQSDMLSLMQHAGYRMLNMINQSLDLYRMERGVYELTPAKVDLLPILDNIAGELHGMLEASRLTLSVVVRGRPRAPEDAFEVRGEEMLLYTMLSNLVKNALEASPEGARVTVTLTDGRALDVAIANAGAVPEKIRGHFFEKYATAGKKDGTGLGAYGAKLIAETHGAAIAMTTSEAAGTTVTVSFPRPRLSRAAAPDTPPPASDAATG
- a CDS encoding D-alanyl-D-alanine carboxypeptidase family protein, yielding MPKTFRALCLAVLAVAALVFAPMAGDGLALAKKSEPVAKSASKAQSATHKKTAKKATAVAAAPKKPRKGKKAAPAPAPAEENEEGDIGVCAVPTLTVKSAMLWNMTTGELLYEQNPDVQIPPASLTKVLTLYIVFDAIRQGKLRPWDVVDVSERAATQGGSNMRLRRGEAVKVTELIKGIAVASANDACMAMADYLENGNVDAFVALMNDTAKRLGMSNSAFMNPNGLPADGQLTTARDMLRLAAAYMEQFPKALTIHSMQFFTHNNRQRHNANSLLGRYEGVDGLKTGFVCASGYNIIATAKRGDTRLVAVVLGSRNPRVRERETVKLLDKGFKIVAAQKAGQKPPVLASTPEAPAAQTRQ
- a CDS encoding GNAT family N-acetyltransferase; its protein translation is MDVADLTEAQLPALAGLMESLSGLASDRDRLAVAHGRMAASPDYHLLGATVGGVLAGAALGIVCLDVVGPCRPFLVVENVFVAGRYRRRGVGRGLLTELERRARQRDCLYLMLVSGPGREEARAFYAALGYGESRGFKKRL
- a CDS encoding cytochrome c biogenesis protein CcdA translates to MAIVAPFPFPFAGPPSGPTLFAARRRACKMRSRLLLAAALVWLLTALPAWAQPAAGTAGDIEPASLETALFRLPAGDPSGRVLAVLTLVSAPGWHAYAVGPAESGQSAQALLTAGDAPAVALFPPGTPTPDMLEPKKTVLVYEGKTPVFVPVTDAMLAVPALTGRLKVFSCSATSCWPSSLEVNIALAGSVDPASLPPAENAPWWPLFSALRSAALAMPAAVCPEPAHPLASRHDPKTPRGEEAAPAAAAPAEAADILEGLSPRSFTPALEVSGLVKAASLAFLAGLVLNFMPCVLPVVSLKLSGLLAISGEEGKAERRRILREHNLFFALGIVVYFLVLSLLLGGLGLAWGEMFQSPALAIVVTVVLFLLSLSLFGVFHLPVVDLKISSGGRGHTRRGAFLTGALTTLLATPCSGPFLGGVLAWTLLQPLPVIMTVFTAIGLGMAAPYGLLAAWPRLVRLMPRPGAWMQGLEKAMAFILAATCLYFLALLPPQRLLPALVALWAAGVGAYLFGHGAHLAHSLARRAGMTLGALAIAAGGLAFALTYAPQAEADWIAYTPEAFARHVGKDNLVVDFTADWCPTCKLLERTVLTPARVAQWAARGRAVFMRVDLTRQTPPAMALLRALGSQSIPVVGFFPAGGAAKAPLVLRDLFTAGQFEQALSEAFAPAASPDAPPSANP